The Salvia miltiorrhiza cultivar Shanhuang (shh) chromosome 1, IMPLAD_Smil_shh, whole genome shotgun sequence genome has a window encoding:
- the LOC131006088 gene encoding pentatricopeptide repeat-containing protein At1g12620-like, protein MMSRRAAVSAINLIHGRGFLNRWSHKSGILSPMFSLFSSEAFQPKQPTIDFSCAKEVDDVIELFQKIKIMRPEPSVRLYSKLMSVSVKIEQYYFALHVFDEMLRMGVPVCDYTMNIAVNCCCLLKDMYSAFAVMGFFLKRGYEPDVTTFSTLIKGLFLVNKEAEAVKLFEKILDLKLCEPNRLMNLQLIDGLCKAGQAIEAQDWLHRLESSGWSPDVYTYSALIDGFWKGGMVDNAFKVLSKMVGKGILPNVVTYNSMINAYCKEEKMESAENMLEIMTQQNIYPTVSTYSSLIEGLCLKGEIERAKQLLDSMVERGLTPDIVNYNTLLNGYCKKGSLDEAWLIFLEIRDKGLEHNVRTYNTLLDGLSKRGMVDEALLLLSEMMEKGISPSVVTCNILIDQYCSQGEMVRARELFASMERTGINHSIVTYNILIKGYCKTGNLDEALHFFDEISRVGLKRSTVSYNMMMHGLIRQSSFSDGWKLFQDMEAQNLHPNVYTYNILLDGLCRISRIDEAFAFLTVMEAEGMKPDIVTYNVLINGLCKGRRLDDATRLFNHLPSKGLNPSAYTYTMMLDSLYREGREAEARRLMVEMERSGCVPGGVTFNIIVCHLVKNKRVHEAIPLLEEMCRRGLEVDSEIISALLEELRIGEGKDAKLQEILRKVCAQNRQVNVLF, encoded by the coding sequence ATGATGAGCAGAAGAGCTGCTGTTTCTGCAATAAATCTCATTCATGGAAGAGGATTTCTCAATCGGTGGTCGCATAAATCGGGTATTCTTTCTCCTatgttctctctcttctcttccgaGGCTTTTCAACCTAAGCAGCCCACAATTGATTTCAGTTGTGCTAAAGAAGTAGACGATGTTATTGAattgtttcaaaaaataaagattATGCGGCCGGAGCCTTCTGTTCGCCTCTACAGCAAACTCATGAGTGTTAGTGTAAAGATTGAGCAGTATTATTTTGCCCTTCATgtgttcgatgaaatgcttAGGATGGGTGTTCCCGTTTGTGATTACACAATGAATATTGCTGTCAACTGTTGTTGTCTCTTGAAAGATATGTACTCTGCTTTTGCTGTAATGGGATTCTTTCTCAAGAGAGGTTACGAACCAGACGTCACGACTTTCAGCACTCTCATAAAAGGGTTATTCTTAGTTAATAAGGAGGCTGAAGCTGTGAAATTGTTCGAAAAGATTCTGGATTTAAAACTTTGCGAGCCAAATCGTCTTATGAATCTGCAACTGATTGATGGGCTGTGCAAAGCTGGACAGGCCATTGAAGCCCAAGATTGGCTTCATAGATTAGAAAGTAGTGGGTGGAGTCCCGACGTTTACACTTATAGTGCACTAATTGATGGATTTTGGAAGGGTGGAATGGTGGACAATGCCTTCAAGGTTCTATCCAAAATGGTTGGGAAGGGTATTTTACCTAACGTTGTCACTTATAATTCCATGATTAATGCATATTGTAAGGAAGAAAAGATGGAATCGGCTGAGAATATGTTGGAAATCATGACGCAACAAAATATTTATCCCACTGTCTCTACTTATTCTTCGCTTATTGAAGGGCTCTGCCTGAAGGGCGAAATCGAAAGGGCGAAACAGTTACTTGATTCCATGGTAGAGAGGGGCCTTACACCCGATATTGTTAACTATAACACCTTGCTAAATGGATATTGCAAGAAAGGAAGCTTGGATGAAGCTTGGCTTATATTTCTTGAAATTCGCGATAAAGGTCTCGAGCATAATGTGCGGACTTATAATACATTATTGGATGGGTTATCGAAGCGTGGGATGGTTGATGAAGCTTTGCTTTTGCTGTCCGAGATGATGGAGAAGGGCATCTCGCCTAGTGTTGTCACGTGCAACATATTGATAGATCAATATTGCTCGCAGGGCGAGATGGTTAGAGCCAGAGAGCTCTTCGCTTCAATGGAAAGGACGGGGATCAACCACAGTATAGTCACCTATAATATCTTGATAAAGGGATACTGCAAGACGGGAAACCTTGATGAAGCTTTGCATTTCTTTGATGAAATCTCGCGTGTAGGTCTCAAACGCTCAACCGTATCATACAACATGATGATGCATGGGCTAATACGCCAAAGTAGTTTTTCAGATGGGTGGAAGCTTTTCCAAGATATGGAAGCTCAGAATCTACATCCGAATGTCTACACCTACAACATCTTGTTGGATGGCTTGTGTCGGATAAGTCGGATCGATGAGGCGTTTGCGTTTTTGACGGTGATGGAGGCAGAAGGCATGAAACCTGATATTGTAACGTATAATGTTCTTATCAACGGCTTGTGCAAGGGCAGAAGACTCGATGATGCTACGAGGCTCTTCAACCATCTCCCTTCCAAGGGCTTAAATCCTAGCGCATATACCTACACCATGATGCTCGACTCCCTCTACCGTGAAGGGCGCGAAGCAGAGGCAAGGAGGTTGATGGTGGAGATGGAAAGGAGCGGCTGCGTGCCTGGTGGCGTGACGTTCAACATTATTGTGTGCCATCTGGTGAAGAACAAAAGGGTGCATGAGGCAATACCTCTCTTGGAGGAGATGTGCAGGAGAGGACTTGAGGTTGATTCAGAGATCATTTCTGCATTGCTTGAGGAACTTAGAATAGGAGAAGGTAAAGATGCGAAATTGCAAGAGATTCTTAGGAAAGTTTGTGCTCAAAATCGACAAGTGAATGTTCTATTTTGA
- the LOC131006092 gene encoding uncharacterized protein LOC131006092 isoform X3, translating into MSRKQWEAESYHSKDFDWNELREEVEKNPSLQFHFLPFSEVVTQIEDAQLDSEAWDQFHARHSTGKFFKERRYLLKEFPELASCKDESKVLEVGCGNGSTALPILCGREGIILYACDCSNEALERAKEIVTASNSVSAIHRFHPFLCDFSTTGFPLWLACNTCSDSSFHGHHLGFSGANLDEARSCIGGVDFVTLIFTLSALPLDRMPKAIKECFAVLKPGGMLLFRDYGVCDMTMLRFDPQQRIGYREYLRSDGTRSYFFCLDTVRSLTSAAGFIEVELEYCCVKAVNRRNGKVMKRVFVHGKFQKPTLN; encoded by the exons ATGAGTAGAAAACAATGGGAAGCAGAAAGCTATCACTCCAAAGATTTCGATTGGAACGAATTGAGAGAAGAAGTGGAAAAAAATCCCTCACTTCAGTTCCATTTCCTCCCCTTTTCCGAAGTGGTTACTCAAATTGAAGACGCTCAGCTAGATTCCGAAGCGTGGGATCAATTTCATGCCCGCCACTCTACTGGCAAGTTCTTCAAG GAACGACGATACTTGCTGAAGGAGTTCCCAGAACTAGCTTCTTGCAAGGATGAATCCAAGGTTTTGGAGGTGGGGTGTGGCAATGGCAGCACAGCTCTACCTATTTTATG TGGACGAGAAGGCATCATCTTATACGCGTGTGATTGTAGCAACGAGGCGCTTGAGAGGGCTAAAGAGATTGTTACTGCTTCTAATTCTGTCTCTGCTATTCATCGGTTTCACCCATTCCTTTGTGATTTTTCAACAACTGGATTTCCCTTGTGGTTGGCCTGCAATACCTGCTCGGATAGCTCGTTTCACGGCCATCATTTAGGATTTTCAG GTGCTAACTTGGATGAAGCAAGAAGCTGCATTGGTGGAGTAGATTTTGTTACATTG ATATTCACTTTGTCGGCCTTGCCACTCGACAGGATGCCTAAGGCCATCAAAGAGTGCTTTGCTGTTCTAAAGCCAGGGGGCATGCTATTATTTAGAGACTACG GTGTTTGCGATATGACTATGCTTCGATTCGACCCTCAACAAAGAATAGGATATAGGGAGTACTTGCGGTCTGATGGAACAAGATCTTATTTCTTCTGCTTGGATACAGTTAGAAGTTTAACTTCTGCTGCCGGCTTCATCGAG GTTGAGCTTGAATACTGCTGTGTCAAGGCAGTAAACCGGCGGAATGGAAAGGTGATGAAGAGAGTATTTGTTCATGGAAAGTTCCAGAAGCCTACCCTTAACTGA
- the LOC131006092 gene encoding uncharacterized protein LOC131006092 isoform X4: MSRKQWEAESYHSKDFDWNELREEVEKNPSLQFHFLPFSEVVTQIEDAQLDSEAWDQFHARHSTGKFFKERRYLLKEFPELASCKDESKVLEVGCGNGSTALPILCGREGIILYACDCSNEALERAKEIVTASNSVSAIHRFHPFLCDFSTTGFPLWLACNTCSDSSFHGHHLGFSEAYAGANLDEARSCIGGVDFVTLIFTLSALPLDRMPKAIKECFAVLKPGGMLLFRDYGVCDMTMLRFDPQQRIGYREYLRSDGTRSYFFCLDTVRSLTSAAGFIEMIVVVG, encoded by the exons ATGAGTAGAAAACAATGGGAAGCAGAAAGCTATCACTCCAAAGATTTCGATTGGAACGAATTGAGAGAAGAAGTGGAAAAAAATCCCTCACTTCAGTTCCATTTCCTCCCCTTTTCCGAAGTGGTTACTCAAATTGAAGACGCTCAGCTAGATTCCGAAGCGTGGGATCAATTTCATGCCCGCCACTCTACTGGCAAGTTCTTCAAG GAACGACGATACTTGCTGAAGGAGTTCCCAGAACTAGCTTCTTGCAAGGATGAATCCAAGGTTTTGGAGGTGGGGTGTGGCAATGGCAGCACAGCTCTACCTATTTTATG TGGACGAGAAGGCATCATCTTATACGCGTGTGATTGTAGCAACGAGGCGCTTGAGAGGGCTAAAGAGATTGTTACTGCTTCTAATTCTGTCTCTGCTATTCATCGGTTTCACCCATTCCTTTGTGATTTTTCAACAACTGGATTTCCCTTGTGGTTGGCCTGCAATACCTGCTCGGATAGCTCGTTTCACGGCCATCATTTAGGATTTTCAG AGGCTTATGCAGGTGCTAACTTGGATGAAGCAAGAAGCTGCATTGGTGGAGTAGATTTTGTTACATTG ATATTCACTTTGTCGGCCTTGCCACTCGACAGGATGCCTAAGGCCATCAAAGAGTGCTTTGCTGTTCTAAAGCCAGGGGGCATGCTATTATTTAGAGACTACG GTGTTTGCGATATGACTATGCTTCGATTCGACCCTCAACAAAGAATAGGATATAGGGAGTACTTGCGGTCTGATGGAACAAGATCTTATTTCTTCTGCTTGGATACAGTTAGAAGTTTAACTTCTGCTGCCGGCTTCATCGAG ATGATTGTTGTTGTAGGTTGA
- the LOC131006092 gene encoding uncharacterized protein LOC131006092 isoform X2, with the protein MSRKQWEAESYHSKDFDWNELREEVEKNPSLQFHFLPFSEVVTQIEDAQLDSEAWDQFHARHSTGKFFKERRYLLKEFPELASCKDESKVLEVGCGNGSTALPILCGREGIILYACDCSNEALERAKEIVTASNSVSAIHRFHPFLCDFSTTGFPLWLACNTCSDSSFHGHHLGFSEAYAGANLDEARSCIGGVDFVTLIFTLSALPLDRMPKAIKECFAVLKPGGMLLFRDYGVCDMTMLRFDPQQRIGYREYLRSDGTRSYFFCLDTVRSLTSAAGFIEVELEYCCVNAANQQNGKVMKRVFVHGKFQKPTLN; encoded by the exons ATGAGTAGAAAACAATGGGAAGCAGAAAGCTATCACTCCAAAGATTTCGATTGGAACGAATTGAGAGAAGAAGTGGAAAAAAATCCCTCACTTCAGTTCCATTTCCTCCCCTTTTCCGAAGTGGTTACTCAAATTGAAGACGCTCAGCTAGATTCCGAAGCGTGGGATCAATTTCATGCCCGCCACTCTACTGGCAAGTTCTTCAAG GAACGACGATACTTGCTGAAGGAGTTCCCAGAACTAGCTTCTTGCAAGGATGAATCCAAGGTTTTGGAGGTGGGGTGTGGCAATGGCAGCACAGCTCTACCTATTTTATG TGGACGAGAAGGCATCATCTTATACGCGTGTGATTGTAGCAACGAGGCGCTTGAGAGGGCTAAAGAGATTGTTACTGCTTCTAATTCTGTCTCTGCTATTCATCGGTTTCACCCATTCCTTTGTGATTTTTCAACAACTGGATTTCCCTTGTGGTTGGCCTGCAATACCTGCTCGGATAGCTCGTTTCACGGCCATCATTTAGGATTTTCAG AGGCTTATGCAGGTGCTAACTTGGATGAAGCAAGAAGCTGCATTGGTGGAGTAGATTTTGTTACATTG ATATTCACTTTGTCGGCCTTGCCACTCGACAGGATGCCTAAGGCCATCAAAGAGTGCTTTGCTGTTCTAAAGCCAGGGGGCATGCTATTATTTAGAGACTACG GTGTTTGCGATATGACTATGCTTCGATTCGACCCTCAACAAAGAATAGGATATAGGGAGTACTTGCGGTCTGATGGAACAAGATCTTATTTCTTCTGCTTGGATACAGTTAGAAGTTTAACTTCTGCTGCCGGCTTCATCGAG GTTGAACTTGAATACTGCTGTGTCAATGCAGCAAACCAGCAGAATGGAAAGGTGATGAAGAGAGTATTTGTTCATGGAAAGTTCCAGAAGCCTACCCTTAACTGA
- the LOC131006092 gene encoding uncharacterized protein LOC131006092 isoform X1: protein MSRKQWEAESYHSKDFDWNELREEVEKNPSLQFHFLPFSEVVTQIEDAQLDSEAWDQFHARHSTGKFFKERRYLLKEFPELASCKDESKVLEVGCGNGSTALPILCGREGIILYACDCSNEALERAKEIVTASNSVSAIHRFHPFLCDFSTTGFPLWLACNTCSDSSFHGHHLGFSEAYAGANLDEARSCIGGVDFVTLIFTLSALPLDRMPKAIKECFAVLKPGGMLLFRDYGVCDMTMLRFDPQQRIGYREYLRSDGTRSYFFCLDTVRSLTSAAGFIEVELEYCCVKAVNRRNGKVMKRVFVHGKFQKPTLN, encoded by the exons ATGAGTAGAAAACAATGGGAAGCAGAAAGCTATCACTCCAAAGATTTCGATTGGAACGAATTGAGAGAAGAAGTGGAAAAAAATCCCTCACTTCAGTTCCATTTCCTCCCCTTTTCCGAAGTGGTTACTCAAATTGAAGACGCTCAGCTAGATTCCGAAGCGTGGGATCAATTTCATGCCCGCCACTCTACTGGCAAGTTCTTCAAG GAACGACGATACTTGCTGAAGGAGTTCCCAGAACTAGCTTCTTGCAAGGATGAATCCAAGGTTTTGGAGGTGGGGTGTGGCAATGGCAGCACAGCTCTACCTATTTTATG TGGACGAGAAGGCATCATCTTATACGCGTGTGATTGTAGCAACGAGGCGCTTGAGAGGGCTAAAGAGATTGTTACTGCTTCTAATTCTGTCTCTGCTATTCATCGGTTTCACCCATTCCTTTGTGATTTTTCAACAACTGGATTTCCCTTGTGGTTGGCCTGCAATACCTGCTCGGATAGCTCGTTTCACGGCCATCATTTAGGATTTTCAG AGGCTTATGCAGGTGCTAACTTGGATGAAGCAAGAAGCTGCATTGGTGGAGTAGATTTTGTTACATTG ATATTCACTTTGTCGGCCTTGCCACTCGACAGGATGCCTAAGGCCATCAAAGAGTGCTTTGCTGTTCTAAAGCCAGGGGGCATGCTATTATTTAGAGACTACG GTGTTTGCGATATGACTATGCTTCGATTCGACCCTCAACAAAGAATAGGATATAGGGAGTACTTGCGGTCTGATGGAACAAGATCTTATTTCTTCTGCTTGGATACAGTTAGAAGTTTAACTTCTGCTGCCGGCTTCATCGAG GTTGAGCTTGAATACTGCTGTGTCAAGGCAGTAAACCGGCGGAATGGAAAGGTGATGAAGAGAGTATTTGTTCATGGAAAGTTCCAGAAGCCTACCCTTAACTGA
- the LOC131006090 gene encoding pentatricopeptide repeat-containing protein At1g12620-like, whose product MMSRRAAVSAINLIHGRGFLNRWSHKSGILSPMFSLFSSEAFQPKQPTIDFSCAKEVDDVIELFQKIKIMRPEPSVRLYSKLMSVSVKIEQYYFALHVFDEMLRMGVPVCDYTMNIAVNCCCLLKDMYSAFAVMGFFLKRGYEPDVTTFSTLIKGLFLVNKEAEAVKLFEKILDLKLCEPNRITILQLIDGLCKAGQAIEAQDWLHRLESSGWSPDVYTYSALIDGFCKGGMVDNAFEVLSKMVGKGILPNVVTYNSMINAYCKEEKMESAENMLEIMTQQNIYPTVSTYSSLIAGLCLKGEIESAKQLLDSMVERGLTPDIVNYNTLLNGYCKKGSLGEAWLIFLEIRDKGLEHNVRTYNTLLDGLSKRGMVDEALLLLSEMMEKGIAPSVVTCNILIDQYCSQGEMVRARELFASMERTGINHSIVTYNILIKGYCKTGNLDEALHFFDEISRVGLKHSTVSYNMMMHGLIRQSSFSDGWKLFQDMEAQNLHPDVYTYNILLDGLCRISRINEAFAFLTVMEAEGVKPDIVTYSVLINGLCKGGRLNDATRLFNHLPSKGLNPSAYTYNMMIDSLYHERREAQARRLMVEMERSGCVPDGVTYNIIVCHLVKSKKVHEAMPFLEEMCRRGLEVNSEIISALLQELRIGEGKDEKLQEILKKVCAQNRQVNVLF is encoded by the coding sequence ATGATGAGCAGAAGAGCTGCTGTTTCTGCAATAAATCTCATTCATGGAAGAGGATTTCTCAATCGGTGGTCGCATAAATCGGGTATTCTTTCTCCTatgttctctctcttctcttccgaGGCTTTTCAACCTAAGCAGCCCACAATTGATTTCAGTTGTGCTAAAGAAGTAGACGATGTTATTGAattgtttcaaaaaataaagattATGCGGCCGGAGCCTTCTGTTCGCCTCTACAGCAAACTCATGAGTGTTAGTGTAAAGATTGAGCAGTATTATTTTGCCCTTCATgtgttcgatgaaatgcttAGGATGGGTGTTCCCGTTTGTGATTACACAATGAATATTGCTGTCAACTGTTGTTGTCTCTTGAAAGATATGTACTCTGCTTTTGCTGTAATGGGATTCTTTCTCAAGAGAGGTTACGAACCAGACGTCACGACTTTCAGCACTCTCATAAAAGGGTTATTCTTAGTTAATAAGGAGGCTGAAGCCGTGAAATTGTTCGAAAAGATTCTGGATTTAAAACTTTGCGAGCCAAATCGTATTACGATTCTGCAACTGATTGATGGGCTGTGCAAAGCTGGACAGGCCATTGAAGCCCAAGATTGGCTTCATAGATTAGAAAGTAGTGGGTGGAGTCCCGACGTTTACACTTATAGTGCACTAATTGATGGATTTTGCAAGGGTGGAATGGTGGACAATGCCTTCGAGGTTCTATCCAAAATGGTTGGGAAGGGTATTTTACCTAACGTTGTCACTTATAATTCCATGATTAATGCATATTGTAAGGAAGAAAAGATGGAATCGGCTGAGAATATGTTGGAAATCATGACGCAACAAAATATTTATCCCACTGTCTCTACTTATTCTTCGCTTATTGCAGGGCTCTGCCTTAAGGGCGAAATCGAAAGTGCGAAACAGTTACTTGATTCCATGGTAGAGAGGGGCCTTACACCCGATATTGTTAACTATAACACCTTGCTAAATGGATATTGCAAGAAAGGAAGCTTGGGTGAAGCTTGGcttatttttcttgaaattcgCGATAAAGGTCTCGAGCATAATGTGCGGACTTATAATACATTATTGGATGGGTTATCGAAGCGTGGGATGGTTGATGAAGCTCTGCTTCTGCTGTCCGAGATGATGGAGAAGGGCATCGCGCCTAGTGTTGTCACGTGCAACATATTGATAGATCAATATTGCTCGCAGGGCGAGATGGTTAGAGCCAGAGAGCTCTTCGCTTCAATGGAAAGGACGGGGATCAACCACAGTATAGTCACCTATAATATCTTGATTAAGGGATACTGCAAGACGGGAAACCTTGATGAAGCTTTGCATTTCTTTGATGAAATCTCGCGTGTAGGTCTCAAACACTCAACCGTATCATACAACATGATGATGCATGGGCTAATACGCCAAAGTAGTTTTTCAGATGGGTGGAAGCTTTTCCAAGATATGGAAGCTCAGAATCTACATCCGGATGTCTACACCTACAACATCTTGTTGGATGGCTTGTGTCGGATAAGTCGGATCAATGAGGCATTTGCGTTTTTGACGGTGATGGAGGCAGAAGGCGTGAAACCTGATATTGTAACGTATAGTGTTCTGATCAACGGCTTGTGCAAGGGCGGAAGACTCAATGATGCTACGAGGCTCTTCAACCATCTCCCTTCCAAGGGCTTAAATCCTAGCGCATATACCTACAACATGATGATCGACTCCCTCTACCATGAAAGGCGTGAAGCGCAGGCAAGGAGGTTGATGGTGGAGATGGAAAGGAGCGGCTGCGTGCCTGATGGCGTGACGTACAACATTATTGTGTGCCATCTGGTGAAGAGCAAAAAGGTGCATGAGGCAATGCCTTTCTTGGAGGAGATGTGCAGGAGAGGACTTGAGGTTAATTCAGAAATCATTTCTGCATTGCTTCAGGAACTTAGAATAGGAGAAGGTAAAGATGAGAAATTGCAAGAGATTCTTAAGAAAGTTTGTGCTCAAAATCGACAAGTGAATGTTCTATTTTGA
- the LOC131013002 gene encoding receptor-like protein 7, whose translation MLPKLFFIISTLISSFIFTHSYTQCLHHQKTLLLQLKDELNFNSSLSTKLVQWNQSDECCKWDGVACDAAGYVVSLKLDNESISGEIADSSSLFRLVHLQKLNLAYNYLINGPIPKGIDNLTYLTHLNLSYVGFGGQVPLQLSFLRRLVCLDISNWFFGSLSLEYPTLEMLVQNLAGLRELYLDGVNVTSSHESRKWSHIISSYLPNLTALSLVRCGLSGPFDNSFWQLHSLSILRLDLNHLGTELPDLFHNFPSLTTLTLFRCSLKGSIPSTFANITNLIHVDLSYNFFTGSLSSTLFEGLSNLVYLDLSSNSFSGNIPHSLFALPSLLELDLSSNQFNGTFQLDKFPSLANVTRLDLSHNRLSVDVGNLNSTSYGNLQLKVLGLASCNLSHFPNFIKHSDDLRTLDLSYNRIGGEIPNWIWGTQLSDLDLSFNLLTHLQKPYHIPSSLGFLHLQSNQLKGELHLPIPPASQLMSLSLANNSLSGSIPTSLCSDTRLDVLDLSGNRLSGSIPPCLLENISELDLSQNNISGSIPDNFPMDCQLGYLNVNNNTLEGKIPKSLERCEQLLFMNVGNNNINDSFPCLLSSNLRVLVLRSNKFHGDVRCHDKSWQKLQIVDISSNHFSGDLESFNFSTWKTMMLQSDEQLREDNSVYYYFSQLWRSSSVTLIMKGINLEFHRPEFCNIDFSCNNFGGEIPNAIGDLTLLHQLNLSHNALNGSIPNSFGELRNLESLDLSGNRLIGPIPVDLAGLTFLSFLNLSYNKLVGKIPNGRQLQTFSADSFKGNPGLCGFNLNISCSHSDGSDHLSPQEDENGEEKSEIEWEYVSAAVGYVVGLGIIVWILLFWRSFRERYFEKIEEAVDKIFYERARKKRRRRRVEMRKEIRRQQRS comes from the coding sequence ATGCTTCCAAAGTTGTTCTTCATCATTTCTACACTAATTTCCTCCTTCATCTTCACTCATTCTTACACCCAATGTCTTCACCATCAAAAAACCTTGTTGCTTCAACTCAAGGATGAGTTGAACTTTAATTCTTCTCTTTCAACAAAACTTGTGCAATGGAATCAAAGTGATGAGTGCTGCAAGTGGGACGGTGTGGCATGTGATGCTGCCGGCTACGTCGTTAGTTTGAAGCTCGATAACGAGTCCATTTCTGGTGAGATTGCGGATTCATCGAGTCTCTTCAGACTTGTGCATCTGCAGAAGCTAAATCTAGCCTACAATTATCTCATCAACGGTCCCATTCCCAAAGGTATTGACAATCTCACCTATTTGACACACTTGAATTTATCCTATGTTGGATTTGGTGGGCAGGTTCCACTCCAACTTTCCTTCTTGAGGAGATTAGTTTGTCTCGATATCTCCAATTGGTTTTTTGGATCTCTAAGTCTTGAATACCCAACTTTGGAGATGCTAGTCCAAAATCTAGCAGGGCTTCGAGAGCTCTATCTTGATGGTGTGAATGTTACTTCCTCTCATGAGAGTAGAAAATGGAGCCACATTATATCATCATATTTACCAAACCTCACTGCGTTGAGCTTGGTACGTTGTGGTTTGTCTGGCCCTTTCGATAACTCCTTTTGGCAactccattccctttccatccTTCGACTAGATTTGAACCATCTTGGGACAGAACTTCCAGACTTGTTCCACAATTTTCCAAGCTTGACCACCTTGACTCTTTTTAGGTGCAGTTTGAAGGGTTCAATTCCATCCACCTTTGCTAACATAACCAACCTGATTCATGTCGATTTGTCATATAACTTCTTCACAGGCTCACTTTCTTCTACGCTGTTTGAAGGCCTTTCCAATCTTGTTTATTTAGATTTGTCAAGTAATTCATTCTCTGGTAACATTCCCCACTCTCTCTTTGCTCTCCCTTCATTGTTGGAACTTGATCTTAGCAGCAATCAGTTTAATGGCACTTTTCAACTGGACAAGTTTCCAAGTCTTGCCAACGTAACCCGACTTGATCTATCTCACAATAGATTGTCAGTAGATGTTGGCAACCTCAATTCAACTTCATATGGAAATCTCCAACTAAAAGTGTTGGGACTAGCTTCATGTAACTTGTCCCATTTTCCTAATTTCATCAAACATTCTGATGATTTGAGAACACTAGACCTCTCATACAATCGGATTGGTGGGGAGATACCTAATTGGATTTGGGGAACACAACTTTCGGATTTGGACCTCTCTTTTAATCTTCTAACACATCTGCAAAAGCCTTACCATATCCCTTCTTCTCTTGGATTCCTACACTTGCAGTCTAACCAGCTCAAGGGTGAGTTGCACCTGCCCATTCCACCTGCGTCTCAACTCATGAGCTTATCTCTTGCTAATAACAGTTTAAGTGGATCCATTCCAACCTCCCTTTGCAGTGATACGAGGCTCGATGTTCTTGATTTGTCTGGCAATAGATTAAGTGGCAGCATACCCCCTTGCTTACTTGAAAACATTTCAGAGTTAGATCTAAGCCAAAACAACATCAGCGGTAGCATTCCAGATAATTTTCCTATGGATTGTCAACTTGGATATTTGAATGTTAACAATAATACTTTAGAAGGGAAAATCCCAAAGTCCCTTGAAAGATGCGAGCAGTTGCTGTTCATGAATGTTGGGAACAACAATATCAATGACAGTTTCCCTTGCCTGCTATCATCGAACTTGCGAGTTCTTGTTTTGCGCTCCAACAAATTCCATGGAGATGTGAGATGTCATGACAAGAGCTGGCAGAAGCTCCAAATTGTAGATATATCTTCGAATCATTTCAGTGGAGATCTGGAATCATTCAACTTTTCTACTTGGAAGACAATGATGCTACAGAGTGACGAACAATTGAGAGAGGACAATTCAGTCTATTACTATTTCTCACAATTGTGGAGGTCATCAAGCGTCACATTAATCATGAAGGGGATAAATTTAGAGTTTCACAGGCCAGAGTTTTGTAACATTGATTTCTCTTGCAATAATTTCGGAGGAGAGATACCAAATGCAATTGGTGATCTTACCTTACTTCATCAGCTCAACCTCTCCCACAATGCCCTCAACGGAAGCATCCCAAACTCATTTGGTGAATTGAGGAACCTCGAATCACTCGACCTCTCTGGAAACCGACTCATCGGGCCAATACCAGTGGACCTTGCAGGGCTCACGTTCCTTTCATTTTTGAATCTATCCTACAATAAGCTGGTTGGAAAGATTCCAAATGGCCGTCAGTTACAAACATTTTCAGCTGATTCCTTCAAAGGGAATCCGGGGTTGTGTGGTTTCAATCTCAACATAAGCTGCAGTCATAGTGATGGCAGTGATCATTTGTCTCCACAAGAAGATGAAAATGGGGAAGAGAAGAGTGAGATCGAGTGGGAATACGTATCTGCTGCAGTTGGATATGTTGTGGGCTTAGGAATCATTGTGTGGATACTTCTATTCTGGCGAAGCTTCAGAGAAAGATATTTCGAGAAAATAGAAGAGGCTGTTGACAAGATATTCTACGAGAGAGcgaggaaaaaaagaagaagaagaagagtagagatgagaaaAGAGATTAGGAGACAGCAGCGAAGTTGA